A window of the Scleropages formosus chromosome 5, fSclFor1.1, whole genome shotgun sequence genome harbors these coding sequences:
- the LOC108932952 gene encoding iroquois-class homeodomain protein irx-3-like — translation MSFPQLGYQYIRPIYGSERAAVSSSRAGAELSPSGALSGGALSGGALSSGALSSVLSTMYGSPFAAAQGYGAFLPYSNDISIFNQLGAQYELKDSPGVQHPGFPHPHPAFYPYGQYQFGDPSRPKNATRESTSTLKAWLSEHRKNPYPTKGEKIMLAIITKMTLTQVSTWFANARRRLKKENKMTWAPRSRTDEEGNVYSSDHEGDEGDKREDDEEIDLENIDTENIENKEDLDEQDDLHADMKLDARSDSEISDGFEDLQGPEQRFLKAVVKEDKDVHRDMVEERLHHHHHHHHHQFALKATEPSGGEQLKLSRGVPADSSAAPTQKPKIWSLAETATSPDNPRKSPLANGTPHTQTILAPHRLLSCPVGKLQNWTSRAFSAQQLALINSNHYLGLSNPAPANGLGVYGRHVEDRSRSSESPLTERCSALEPEKKLLKTAFHPVQIRPQNQLEATMVLSALSS, via the exons ATGTCTTTCCCGCAGCTGGGATACCAGTACATCCGGCCGATATACGGGTCGGAGCGCGCGGCAGTGAGCAGCAGCCGGGCTGGGGCAGAGCTGAGCCCGTCCGGGGCGCTCTCCGGCGGCGCGCTCTCCGGGGGCGCGCTCTCCAGCGGCGCGCTCTCCAGCGTGCTCTCCACCATGTACGGATCGCCGTTCGCAGCCGCACAGGGATACGGAGCCTTCCTGCCCTACTCCAATGACATCTCCATTTTCAACCAGCTG GGAGCTCAGTACGAGTTGAAAGACAGTCCAGGGGTTCAACACCCTGGGTtcccccaccctcaccctgcTTTTTACCCCTACGGGCAGTATCAGTTTGGTGACCCGTCCAGACCCAAGAATGCCACCAGGGAGAGTACCAGCACGCTCAAGGCCTGGTTGAGTGAACACAGGAAAAACCCGTACCCCACCAAGGGCGAGAAGATCATGCTGGCCATCATCACCAAGATGACCCTGACTCAAGTGTCCACCTGGTTCGCCAACGCCAGGAGGAGGCTCAAGAAGGAGAACAAGATGACCTGGGCGCCCAGAAGCCGGACTGACGAAGAGGGCAACGTGTACAGCAGCGACCATGAGGGGGACGAGGGAGACAAGCGGGAAGACGACGAGGAGATCGACCTGGAAAACATCGACACGGAGAACATCGAGAACAAGGAGGACCTCGACGAGCAGGACGACCTGCACGCGGACATGAAACTGGACGCCAGGAGCGACTCGGAGATCTCGGACGGTTTCGAGGACTTACAAGGACCCGAGCAGAGATTCCTGAAAGCGGTGGTGAAGGAGGACAAGGACGTGCACAGGGACATGGTGGAGGAGCgcctgcaccaccaccaccaccaccaccaccaccagttcGCGCTGAAAGCCACGGAGCCCAGCGGCGGGGAGCAGCTCAAGCTGAGCCGCGGGGTGCCGGCGGACAGCAGCGCAGCTCCGACCCAGAAGCCCAAGATCTGGTCCCTGGCAGAGACGGCTACGAGCCCGGACAACCCCAGGAAATCTCCGCTCGCGAACGggaccccccacacacaaaccATCCTCGCGCCTCACAGACTCCTTTCGTGCCCCGTGGGGAAACTTCAGAACTGGACGAGCCGAGCCTTCTCGGCTCAGCAGCTCGCTTTGATCAACTCGAACCACTACCTGGGCCTCTCGAACCCGGCGCCGGCCAACGGCCTGGGGGTGTACGGCAGACACGTGGAGGACAGGAGTCGCAGCTCAGAGTCGCCCCTCACAG AAAGATGTAGTGCCTTGGAACCCGAGAAAAAGTTGTTAAAAACAGCCTTCCATCCAGTTCAAATACG GCCTCAGAACCAACTAGAAGCAACAATGGTTTTGTCCGCACTCTCTTCCTAA